ACTTTCTTGGTTCAGATCAAGAAGTTTACGATATGAGTGTTGGTAATTCGGTTTTACCTTCTCGTAAATCAACTTCTGATCGATTATCAAGTGAGGTTTCTAAACAAATGAAGGTACTATTGGATCAAAATGCTGAGACCGGTCATGCTCGTCCTGTATTGGTAAATTATCCACAAATTAGTCGAATTGTTCAAGATTCAGTAACTGAAATCACTTATGTTGATCAACATAAAGATGTTAAAGCATTCCTTGAACAAAAAGCTAAGGAAATCGATCCACTTTTGAAATAAAATGAGACGTATGGGGTGTTTAAGTAGTCATTTAAACAGCCCATATTATTTAAAAAGGAGTAAGTAAAATGAATGCTAAAGCAAAAGAGTCTATAATGGGATATTTATTCTTATCTCCTGCAATGATTATTTTGGGACTGTTTCTTTTTTTACCAACATTATTATCTATTTATTATGCTTTTACGAATTATTATCTCTTAACACCTGATGCGACTACTTTCATTGGATTAGCTAATTTCAAAAAACTATTTAGTGATCCTTTATTTATGACGAGTTTAAAAACATCGGTCAATTTGTTATTTTTATTATTCCTCTTCAATTAGGTTTGGCTTTAAGTTTAGCTTTATTAGTGAATAATAAACGAAAATCAACAATTTTCTTTAAAATTGCCTTTTTTGCACCAGTTGTAATGTCTTTAGTTGTTGTATCTGTTCTATGGTTGGTCTTGCTAAATCCCTCAAGTGGTTTAATAAATTCAATGTTGGGTATCTTGGGTATTAACCCACAACCATTCTTAACAAGCCCTAAACAAGCTATGTATGTCATTATTGTGGTATCAGCTTGGCAAGGTGCAGGTTATCAAATGCTGATTTTTCTTGCAGGTCTCCAAAATATCCCATCATCACTTTATGAAGCAGCAAGCATTGATGGGGCAAGCAAATGGAAACAATTTTTGAATATTACTTTACCAATGTTAAAACCGACCTCAATTCTAATTTTGACGACAACGCTTATTGATGCTTTCAAATTAGTTATTCAACCAATGGTTATGACACAAGGTGGCCCACTTAATTCTACATTGACACCAGTTTATTACATTTATCGAACTGGTTTTACTGATCGTTCCGTTGGCTATGCTAGCTCAATTACAGTTGTTTTCGGAGCTATCATTATTATATTCACCTTACTTCAAAGAAAAATGACAGGAGATGAAGGGTATTATGAATAAAAAAGTTAATAAGTCATTGTACTTTATTTTAACCTTGCTATTGGCAATGCTATTTATTTTTCCTTTGGTGTGGATGGTTGCATCCTCTATGAAAACAGAACAGGCTGTCTTTCAAGATTTAGGAACATGGAAATCATTTTTACCCTCTTTGAATCCAAGTGACTGGTTTAAGCCATATCAAGAGGTTTCAACAAGATTTAATCTTTTCCAATACATTGGAAATAGTATTTTTTACGCTACTTGTGTCACAATTGGTTCCATTTTAGTCAATTCGCTGGCAGGATATGCATTTGCTAAATTCGATTTTATAGGGAAAAAGGCTCTTTTTGCTCTGATGTTAGCTTTGCTAGTCATTCCGGGTGAGACAATTATAATCACTAAATTTTCAATAGTACAGCGCTTAGGGATATTAAATACTCGATTAGCGGTTATTTTACCGGCGCTATCAGCTCCCTTATTCATCTATATGTTTAGACAATTCTTTAAAGCTATCTCAAATGAAATTATTGAGGCCGCTAAAATTGAAGGTGCTTCACATTTCCGAATTTTTTGGAATATTATGTTGCCTCTTTCTAAACCGGCAATTGCCACAGTAGGAACGCTTTCGTTTATTGGAAGTTGGAATGATTATATTTGGCCATTGATGGTGTTGACGAATACAAGCGATTTTCCACTTCAAGTAGCAATTACAAATATCAATAATACACAGCCGACTTACACAAATCAAATTATGGCAATGTTAACAATATCAACAATTCCATTAATTCTGATTTATGTTTTCTTCCAAAAATATTTAGTTCAAGGATTGGGTAGTAGTGGAACAGGAGTAAAATAACAAATGACTGAAATCTATACTGTTGAACGAGCAAATCAATTTATTCAAAAAAATAAAGATGAAGTAAATCGAAAATTCAAACCAAAGCATCACTTTTCAGCTGAAATTGGTTGGATAAACGATCCGAATGGCTTTGTCTATTTTCAAGGAGAATATCATCTATTTTATCAATTTTATCCCTACGATAGTGTTTGGGGGCCAATGCATTGGGGCCATGCCAAAACAAAAGATTTTGTGAATTGGGAGCATTTACCAGTCGCACTAGCACCGGATATGCCTTATGACAAGGATGGTTGTTTTTCTGGATCAGCAATTGTCAAGGATGATGTATTATGGCTCATGTATACGGGAAATGTAGAGCAAGAGGACGGAACAATCCGTCAAATCCAGAATATGGCTTATTCTAAAGATGGTATTCATTTTGAAAAAATCGCGGAGAATCCTGTAGCTACAGGGGATATTTTGCCAGATGAACTAGTTAAGTCAGATTTTAGAGATCCAAAAATATTTGAAAAAGAAGGTAGATATTATGCTGTTGTTGCAGCAAAACACCAGGAGGATATTGGTACTATTGTTTTATTGGGATCGGATAATTTGATTGATTGGGAATTTGAATCCATTTTTCTTAAAGGTACACCAGAACAAGGTATCATGTGGGAGTGCCCAGATTATTTTAATATCGATGGAAATGATATTTTAATGATGTCACCCATGAGAGTAAAACAGAAGCATTATGATTTTAAAAATATTAATTCTTCCGTCATTATGACTGGAAAAGTAGATTGGAATACCAAAACTTTTACTTTACATAACATGAAGGAACTAGATCATGGCCATGATTTTTATGCTCCACAGTCCTTAGAGGACGATGAAGGAAGATGTATTGTCATAGCTTGGCTTCATACATGGGGGCGCCAACTTCCATCTCATGATTTAAAACACAAATGGGCTGGTAGTATGACTCTACCGCGGCAACTAACCTATAAAGATGGTCAGTTATTACAAACTATCCTTCCAGAAAGTTTACAAAGTCTATCTAAGATTGATGTGGATGACAATCCTATATCTTCAGGGGTTCTTGAAATTGATATTAATGGAAATTTGTTGATGCGGTTTGGCTCATCTGATGATTACATTGATTTTGGCTTTGATAAAGAAGAAAATCTTGTATATATTGATCGTAAAGGATTAAAAAGATTGCCAAAAGGCGATGAAACTTGGGAGATAAGTGAACGAAAAGTTCAGATCCAAGCCAAAAAATTATTGATATTATTCGATTCTAATAGCATAGAGATTATTGTAAATAATGGTGAAGAAAGTTTATCTTCCGCATTCTATATAGATGGGGAACATTATTTGCAAAATCTTTCTTAATAAGATGAATGATATTTAAATGAAATCTCAATCGCACGTATTGGGATTTTTTAATTATTCTATATTTTCCCTAAAATAAATGCTAGACGTTTGCAAACGCTTACCTAAAGTAATACAATGGAACTATTAAGTATAAAAGGAGATATTTATGGCTTACAAAACGATTTACCCTTATACCAATGAGGTGTTGCATGAGTATGATAATGTTTCAGATGCAGATGTTGAAAAAGCGCTAGAAACAGGGCATCAGCTCTATAAACAATGGCGCCGTGAAGATAACTTGGAAGATCGCAAAGCACAACTTCGTAAGGTGGCAGAATTGCTCCGTCGCGATCGTGATAGATATGCTGAAGTCATGACCAAGGACATGGGGAAACTGTTTACTGAAGCGCAAGGTGAAGTGGATCTTTGTGCGGATATTGCAGACTACTATGCTGATAAGGCTGATGAGTTTTTGAAGCCAGTTCCTTTAGAGACCGATACTGGTGAGGCTTATTATCTCAAACAGTCAACAGGTGTTATCTTAGCTGTTGAACCATGGAATTTTCCGTTCTATCAAATCATGCGCGTGTTTGCACCAAACTTTATTGGTGGGAACCCGATGGTCTTGAAACACGCGTCAAACTGTCCTGCTTCTGCCCAAGCTTTTGAGGATTTGGTTCTCGAAGCTGGAGCGCCAGAAGGAGCTTTCAAAAATCTTTTTGTTTCCTATGACCAAGTCAATACCATTATTGCCGATAAACGTGTTGCCGGTGTTTGCTTGACTGGTTCGGAGCGTGGTGGAGCATCCGTTGCCGAAGCTGCTGGACGACATCTCAAGAAATCATCACTTGAGCTTGGAGGAAATGATGCCTTTATCATTCTTGAGGATGCTGATTTTGACCTCTTGAAAGAAACTATTTTCTTTGCTCGTCTCTACAATGCGGGTCAAGTATGTACCTCTTCCAAACGCTTCATCGTTGTTGGGGAAGACAATTATAAGAAATACGTGGATATGGTTGTGGAAACCTTCAAAACCGCTAAATGGGGTGACCCAATGGAAGCTGATACAACTTTGGCTCCGCTATCATCAGCTGCAGCTAAAGAAGATGTCTTGTCACAAATTAAACTCGCTGTGGATAATGGTGCAACGGTCGAATACGGTAACGAAGCTATCGATCATCCAGGTAATTTTGTCATGCCAACCGTTTTGACCAATATTACGAAAGAAAATCCTATTTACAACCAAGAAATTTTTGGTCCAGTAGCTTCTATCTACAAAGTGGATACAGAAGAAGAAGCTATTGAATTGGCTAATGATTCTAGCTACGGACTTGGTGGTACTGTCTTTTCAAGTAATCAAGAACATGCAGAACGTGTGGCAGCCCAAATCGAAACAGGTATGAGCTTTATCAACTCAGGTTGGGCATCTCTTCCGGAATTGCCATTTGGTGGTGTGAAAAATGCTGGTTATGGACGAGAGTTGAGTGAATTAGGCTTTGCAACCTTCTTGAATGAACACCTTATCTATACACCTAAACGGTAGAAGTAAGAAGACTTTGGATAAAATAACATAAAAATCAAAAATGACTGAGTATCAACATCTTTTGAAAAAGTTGCGGCTCAGTCATTTTTTCTTATTTAAATTTTTTGTCTCTTACTATTAATCACGTCCTTCAAAGACTGGAAGGCTGATGATTTCAATTTTGTAGCCATCTGGATCTGTGAGGAAGTAGAACATTGGTTTTTGATCTGGCAATCCTTTGATGTCAGTAATGGTGTAACCGGCTTCTTCATGTGCTTTATGAAGGTCATCAATATCTTCAACGCCAAGTGCGATGTGACCATAACCGTCACCAATTTCATAGGCACCGTGGCCGTAGTTATAAGTCAATTCAAGTTCGTACTCATAACCTTCAGCACGAAGATAAACAATGGTAAATTCTTGCTCAGGGAAGTCTAAACGGCGGTCTTCAGTCAATGACAAAGCGTCTGCGTAGAATTTTAATGAAGCGTCTAAATCTTTAACGCGAACACAAGTATGTAATGGTTTCATAATAGTCTCCTTTTTGGAAATGCCAAGCATTTCTTAATTCACCCAACATTTTATCAAAAAGTCTAGTCTTTTACTAATAATAATACTTATTTATTAGTCACCTTAGTTAAAGATTGAAATAACATCCTGACGATCTTTACGTTTACGAGGGTGTTTCGGATCTTCTAAACGATAGCCTAGTGACAGCATACTGGCAATCCCTTCTTTTTCGGTGTCAATAACACCATGTTGAGCCAAAATAGCATTGACTTTAGCATAAGGGAAGCCTTCAATTGGGCAAGAGTCAATTCCCAGTAAAGCAGCAGAAGTCATCATGTTACCTAAGGCGATGTAGGTTTGTTTGGCTGTCCAATCCCAGAGGCGACGCTCATCGTCTGCGATTTCCATGTCAGATTCTTGGAAGATTTGGTATTGTTTCAAGCGAGCATCTAAGGCTTCTGGATCAGAAATACCACGGCGAACTAAACTATTGTAGACAGATTGACTATCGTAACGGGCGTTTTTCTCAGCAATCAAAAGAATAAAATGGCTGGCTGTTTCTAACTGCGATTTAGCGCCCCAAGAAACAGCTTTGATGGCCTCTTTGACGGCTGTATTTTCCAAAATGATAAAACGCCATCCCTCTAATCCGATAGATGAAGGGCTCAACCAAGCAGCGTCTAAGATAGTCTCTAGGTCTTCTTGAGGAATTTTTTTATCTTGATAGACACGCATGGCAACACGTTTTTCATAAGCATTTTGCAATTGTTGACGAATGTTTTGATTATCCATAATGTCTCCTTTTCTTTGGAGATATGATACCACTTTCTAGGCATGATGACTATGATTTACCCTTGAAAGTCTATCTTGAAACGTGATAAGATAGAGATATTTAGGATAAGACAAACAGGAGGGATTATGGACCAGCATCAAAAGGCAAGAGCGTATTTATCAGAATCAATTTTGTTTCTCATTTTTAGAGGCATTATCGTTGGCTTGATTGCAGGATTTGTGGTCAGTAGCTTCAGGTTATTGATTCAGGTACTCTATGAAAAACTTTTGCACTTATATGAATTGGCGCATGAGCATTCTATTTATCTCATCCTTATTTTGGGCTTGTATCTTCTAATATCTCTATTTGTGGGGAAATTATTACTGTCAGAACCGCAAATTAAGGGATCTGGTATTCCTCAAATTGAAGCGGAATTGAAAGGGCTTATGCATCTAAACTGGTGGAGCGTGCTCTGGAAAAAATTCGTGGCAGGTCTTTTAACCATTTCCAGTGGGATGCTCTTAGGGCGTGAAGGTCCTAGCATTCAACTGGGTGCTATGGTTGGTAAAGGGGTCGCAACTAAGTTTAGGTTGACTTCTTTTGGTGAGAAAACCTTGATTGCCAGCGGTTCGGCAGCAGGTATTGCCGCAGCTTTTGGGGCGCCGATAGCAGGTCTCCTTTTTGTCGTTGAAGAAGTCTACCACCATTTTTCGAGAACGGTCTGGATTACAACACTAACAGCTAGTTTGACGGCTGACCTTGTTTCAAAACACTTTTTTGGTATGGGATCTGTTCTAGAGTTTCCCTCCAATTTAGCGCCGCTCCCTCTAAATGTTTATTGGCTTTATCTGATAATGGGGTTAATTTTTGGCTTATTGGCTTTTGTCTATGAAAAAGTGGTATTGGTTGCTGGTGATTACTTTCAGATACTTGGAAAATTTCTTCATCTCAAACCAGCCTACTTTAGCATCCTTGCGCTGATTAGTGTTATACCTTTGACCTACTTTCTCCCCATACTATCAGGTGGAGGGCATGAGGTCATCGTGACTCTCCCAGAACTCAATCTCGGTTTTTGGGTCTTGCTGAGCTGGCTCATTATCCGCTTTGTCTATTGTATGATTTCTTATGGTAGCGGTGTTCCTGGTGGTATTTTCTTGCCAATTCTATCCTTAGGAGCCTTATCTGGTGCAGCCTTTGGAGCTTTAGCTATTCAACTTGATTTGATCGATAGTAGTATGTTCAGTATCTTTGTCATCGCAGGGATGAGTGCTTACTTTGGCGCCGTGTCAAAAGCTCCCTTGACCGCTATTGTCTTGGTCTGCGAAATGGTGGGAAACTTATCGCAACTGATGCCGCTCGCCTTCGTAACCTTAATTTCCTATACCGTCATGGATTTACTCAAAGGAGCTCCAATATATGAAGCCATGCTGGAAAAAATGTTTGTGGATAAGGAAGTCCAATTCTCTGAAAAACTCATGTTACTGCAGTGGCCAGTCTCAGATAAAATTGCTGGCAAGCAGGTCAGAGAGCTAGAACTCCCACAACAGATTTTGATTACCAACCAAGTGGTTAATGGCAAAAACGAAGTGGTATCCGGCTCATCGGTGCTTTATTTAGGCAATACCATTGATATTATCATTCGGGAGTCTGATCGACATTTAGCTGAAAAATATTTACTTTAAGTTAGGAGAATGCTATGAAATTGACGATTTTTTGTGGTGCTAGTTCAGGAAAAAATCCTGTCTATGCTGAGAAAACGAAACATTTGGCGGCTTGGATGGTAGCCAACAATCACAGTCTCGTCTTTGGCGGAGGTAAGGTTGGTTTGATGGGGATTATGGCAGATAGCCTGATCGCTGCTGGCTGTGAGACAATCGGTGTCATGCCTACCTTTCTAAAAGAGCGTGAAATTGCTCATACTGGTTTAAGTCAACTGATTGTAGTAGACGATATGCCTAGCCGCAAAGCTAAAATGATGCATTTGGGTCAAGCCTTTATTGCTCTTCCTGGCGGTCCAGGAACCCTAGAAGAGATTTCAGAAGTCATTTCCTGGTCACGGATTGGACAAAATGAGAAACCCTGTGTTTTATACAATATTGATGGCTATTTTGACTATTTGAAAGCACAATTTGACCACATGGTCCAAGAAGGCTTTCTCAGTCAAGAAGATAGAGATAAAGTCCTTTTTACAGATGATATTGATGCAATCGCCAATTTTATCAAGAACTATCAAGCACCTCAAGTTAGAGAATATTAAAAACAGCTGATCTAGGTCAGCTGTTTTTAATCTTTAATTGTTGGTATTTACCCTTCATAGTAAAGTAATTCTTTTGGTGTTTTAGTGAAAGTCTCAAAACCATTTTTAGTCACGTAGCCACAGTCTTCGATACGGACCCCGACTTTACCAGGAATATAGATACCAGGTTCAACAGAGAAACACATGCCTTCTTGGATTTCCATATCATTACCAGCCATGATAGACGGGAATTCATGGACATCCATGCCGATTCCGTGTCCAAGACGATGGTTGAAGTAGTCACCGTAGCCAGCTTTTTCAATCACCTTTCGAGCAGCAGCATCAACTTCGGCTGCTGTCACACCAGGTTTGATAAAGTCTTGTGCGGCTAATTGTGCCTCTAAACAAAGCTCGTAAATATCTTTTTTGAACTGATCTGGTTGACCAACAGCAACGGTACGCGTCATATCACTGGTATAACCACCTGTTTCAACACCTAAATCAAAAAGAAGTAGCGCATCGTTTTCAATACGATTGGTTCCAGGAATCCCATGAGGGTTAGCAGCGTTATTGCCAGTGAGAACCATAGTGTCAAAGCTCATCTTGGAAATGCCTTGTTTTTTGAGTTCAAATTCAATCTGTGCAATGATATCGGTTTCGGTTTTATTGAGTGAAATATTATCAAATCCTATTTGTACAGCCTTGTCAGCCCATTCACCAGCCACCAACATCTTGTTGATTTCATCTTGCGATTTGATTAGGCGCATGTTTTGCACCAAAGGAGTTAAGTTAACAAAGGCTCCAGTGAAGACAGTTTCTAGTCCTTTAAACTTAGTAACATTAAGATTGTCAAATTCTACTGCAACTTTAGCGAAATCAGTTTGTGGTAAGGTAGCTCTTATTTTTTCCCACGGATTTTCGGAATCTTGGTAGCCGATAACTGGAAAGTCAAGCGTATTTTCAGCGCGTGCAGCATCTAGTTCTGGTAGGAAAAGGAGAGGTTGCTTATCAGCTAGCAAAAAGAGAAACATGTAACGTTCGTGAGGGTCGCTAGCAAAACCTGTTAGGTAGTTGATAGTTACAGGATCAGAAATAACCGCAGCCGCCACATCTTGTTTGAGTAAATTTTCTAAAAGCAAATCAATTTTTGTCATATCATCCCTTCTTTCTGACTCTTATTTTTTCAGAAAACACTTTAAAAATCAAGCTTTTACAGTCTTTTTCCTCAGATTATCAAATAAATTAAAGAAAAAATAGCGTTAGACTTGAAAGTGTTTCCAAATCATGATAGTATAGATAATGAAAGCGTGATTTTCAAATAATAAAAATCAAATGAAAGGAAACGATTTATGAATACAGATGATACGATTACGATTTACGATGTTGCCAGAGAAGCTGGTGTATCGATGGCGACAGTTAGTCGAGTTGTCAATGGAAACAAAAATGTTAAAGAAAATACTCGGCAGAAAGTACTAGAGGTTATTGACCGTTTAGACTACCGTCCAAATGCCGTAGCCCGTGGTCTTGCTAGCAAAAAGACAACAACAGTTGGGGTTGTTATTCCAAATATTTCAAATGCTTACTTTGCCCTCTTAGCCAAAGGGATTGATGATATCGCTGAAATGTACAAATATAACATTGTGCTGGCATCAAGTGATGAGAACGACGATAAGGAAGTCAATGTTGTTAATACGCTTTTTGCCAAGCAGGTTGATGGCATTATCTTTATGGGACATCGCCTAACGGATAAAATTCGTGCGGAGTTCTCACGTTCAAGGACACCAGTAGTTCTTGCAGGTACCATTGACTTAGAACATCAATTACCAAGTGTTAATATTGATTATGAAAAGGCTGTTGAAGGAGTGGTATCTGACCTAGCTAAAAATCACCAAAAAATCGCCTTTGTCTCAGGACCACTTCTTGATGACATCAATGGTAAAGTTCGTCTAGCAGGCTATAAGGATGCCCTTAATGCTAATGGTATTGATTACACTGAAGGGCTTGTTTTTGAGGCTAAATACCGTTACGAAGATGGTTATGAATTGGCAGAACGTGTGATTAATTCAGGTGCTACAGCTGCTTATGTTGGAGAAGATGAACTAGCTGTGGGACTCTTGAATGGACTCTTTGCGGCTGGGAAACGTGTGCCAGAAGACTTTGAAATTATGACAAGTAATGATTCTGAAATTGTCAAATACACACGTCCTAACTTATCTTCAATCAATCAACCAATTTACGATTTGGGTGCCGTTGCTATGCGTATGTTAACTAAAATCATGAACAAAGAAGAATTAGAAGAAAAAGAAATCATTCTTAATCATGGTGTGACAAAACGTGCATCAACAAAATAAACGAACGACATGGCTTCGTTATGGAGTCATGTTTTCTTATTTCTTAAAATAGTGGTAAAATAAGCCAAATAATAAAAAGTGAGTAAACAAGATGACAAATGAAACTCTAATGCAGTATTTTGAATGGTATCTTCCAACTGATGGCAAGCATTGGCAACGACTTGTTAATGATATTGATACGTTAAAAGAGCTTGGTGTCAATAAGGTTTGGATGCCACCTGCTTTTAAGGGAACTGGCGTAGAGGATGTTGGTTATGGTGTTTATGATCTTTTTGATTTAGGTGAATTTGATCAAAAAGGAACCATTCCGACAAAATATGGCACTAAAGAAGACTATCTTCGGGCGACTGAGGCGCTCAATAAGGCAGGTATTATGCCCATTGCTGATGTCGTTTTAAATCATAAAGCAAATGGTGATGACAAAGAACGATTCAAGGTTTTAAAAATGAGTCAGACCAATCGTCAAGAGCCTCTTTCTGAACCTTACGATATTGAAGCTTGGACTCATTTTACCTTTCCAGGACGTCAGAAGCAGTACGATGAGTTTGAATGGCATTGGTATCATTTTTCAGGTATGGATTATGATGCGCTTCATAATGAGACTGGTCTCTACATGGTTATGGGAGATAATAAAGGCTGGGCTGATCAGGATAGCGTCGATGAAGAGAATGGTAATTACGATTACCTCATGTTCAATGATGTCGATTTTAGGCACCCAGAAGTAGTCGCTAATCTCAAAAAATGGGTCGAATGGTTCTTAAAAACTAGCCAAGTAGGTGGTTTTCGATTAGATGCTGTTAAGCATATTGATTCTGATTTTATGGCAGAGTTTATCCGTTATATCCGTGATCATCTCAAAGAGGACTTGTATGTCTTTGGAGAGTATTGGAAGGATGACACCGATGAAACGCTTGATTATTTAGATGATGTTGATCTGCAATTTGATCTGGTTGATGTTGTTTTACACATGAACTTTTACCAAGCTTCTCAGGACGGTCAAGAGTTTGATTTGTCACAGATTTTGGAAGGAAGCTTGATGCAGACCCGCCCAGATTTTGCAGTGACCTTTGTGGACAATCATGACTCTCAAAGAGGGCAGTCCTTGGAGTCTACGGTGGCAGACTGGTTTAAACCACTTGCTTACAGCCTTATTATGCTGCGCCAGGAAGGAAGACCTTGTCTTTTCTATGGCGATTATTATGGTATTGAGGGGGAGTTTGCTCAAGCGTCATTCAAAGATATTATTGATAAACTGGCTTATTTACGACAAAACCATGTTTACGGTAATCAGGTCGATTACTTTGATCATCCTAACTGTATCGGTTGGGTCAATCAAGGTGATGAGGCACACCCAGAACCCTTAGCAGTTGTTATGTCAAACAGCGATGCTGGTTGGAAAGACATGGAGATAGGACAGTTACACGCTGGTAGGATTTTTAGAGATTATCTCGGTCATTCTCAGGAAGAGGTTGTCTTGAATGATGCAGGCTGGGGAAGTTTTCCGGTTCAGGCAGGATCGGTTTCAGCATGGATTCCAAAAGATTAGTAAGGTCAGTCCTCGGACTGATTTTTTGATTTCTTAATGAAAATGTCTCCTGAATACGTTATAATAGGCTTTATGAAAGTATTACTGTATCTAGAAGCAGCAGACCAGCTCAGTAAGTCTGGGATTGGTCGCGCCATAAAGCACCAGCAGAAAGCGCTAGAGATAGCTGGCATTGATTATACGACAAATCCAGAGGATGATTATGATCTTGTTCATATCAATACCTATGGTATTAAAAGTTGGAAACTTCTTAAACAAGCTCAAAAAGCAGGCAAGCGCGTGATTATGCACGCTCACTCTACCAAAGAGGATTTTGAGAATTCGTTTATTGGCTCTAATCTGGTTGCGCCTCTTTTTAAGAAACATCTGATGCGTTTCTATCAAGCGGCGGATTATTTGATAACGCCAACGGACTATTCAAAGCAGCTGATTCAATCATACGGCATTACCACACCGATAGTAGCAATTTCAAATGGTATCGACCTTTCTCGTTATCAGCAAAGCGATAGCAAGGAAGCGATTTTTAGGGCACATTTCAACCTCAAAAAAGGTGATAAAGTCGTTATATCAGCAGGTCTTTTCTTTGAACGTAAGGGAATTGATGATTTTGTCAAAGTTGCTAAACTGATGCCTGATGTTACCTTTATTTGGTTCGGTCATATCAATCATTATCTGATTCCAAGTCATATCAGAAAGATTGTTGAAGGGGAACACCCAGAAAATGTCATCTTCCCTGGTTACATTAAAGGAGACATTTATGAGGGGGCGATAACAGGAGCAGATGCCTTCTTTTTCCCAAGTCGTGAAGAAACAGAAGGCATTGTTGTTTTGGAAGCTTTAGCTAGCCGACAAAATCTAGTCCTACGAGATATTCCTGTTTACCAAGGCTGGATTGACGAACGCTCAGCCTATCTGGCTAAAAATGTTGTTGGTTTTGCTTATGCTTTAGAAAAAGTTATGACCGGTAAAGAGGATAAGACTGAAGCTGGCTATCAAGTTGCTGCTAGTAAGGATATTAAGTTGGTTGCCGAACAGCTAGCCACTGTCTATCAAAAAGTATTGGAGCTCTAAGATGAGAGTTGGACTATTTACAGATACCTATTTTCCACAAATTTCAGGCGTGGCAACTAGTATCAAAACTTTGAAAACAGAGTTGGAAAAATTAGGACATGAGGTCTTTATTTTTACGGCGACAGAAAAAAATATTCGTGTTGATGAAGACCCAACCATCATCCGTTTACCAAGCGTACCTTTTGTGGCTTTTAGCGAACGTCGTGTCGTGTATTCAGGCTTGTCATCAGCTTATAAGATTGCTAAGGAACACCATCTGGATATCATTCATACCCAAACCGAATTCAGTGTTGGGACCTTTGGTTGGATGATTGGTAAAGAATTGGGCATTCCAGTTGTGCATACCTACCATACGCATTACGAAGATTATGTCCACTATATTGCCAAGGGTCGTCTGATTCGGCCAGGGATGGTCAAGTATTTTGTACGTCATTTCTTGAGG
The sequence above is drawn from the Streptococcus pluranimalium genome and encodes:
- a CDS encoding carbohydrate ABC transporter permease, with protein sequence MNKKVNKSLYFILTLLLAMLFIFPLVWMVASSMKTEQAVFQDLGTWKSFLPSLNPSDWFKPYQEVSTRFNLFQYIGNSIFYATCVTIGSILVNSLAGYAFAKFDFIGKKALFALMLALLVIPGETIIITKFSIVQRLGILNTRLAVILPALSAPLFIYMFRQFFKAISNEIIEAAKIEGASHFRIFWNIMLPLSKPAIATVGTLSFIGSWNDYIWPLMVLTNTSDFPLQVAITNINNTQPTYTNQIMAMLTISTIPLILIYVFFQKYLVQGLGSSGTGVK
- a CDS encoding glycoside hydrolase family 32 protein, producing MTEIYTVERANQFIQKNKDEVNRKFKPKHHFSAEIGWINDPNGFVYFQGEYHLFYQFYPYDSVWGPMHWGHAKTKDFVNWEHLPVALAPDMPYDKDGCFSGSAIVKDDVLWLMYTGNVEQEDGTIRQIQNMAYSKDGIHFEKIAENPVATGDILPDELVKSDFRDPKIFEKEGRYYAVVAAKHQEDIGTIVLLGSDNLIDWEFESIFLKGTPEQGIMWECPDYFNIDGNDILMMSPMRVKQKHYDFKNINSSVIMTGKVDWNTKTFTLHNMKELDHGHDFYAPQSLEDDEGRCIVIAWLHTWGRQLPSHDLKHKWAGSMTLPRQLTYKDGQLLQTILPESLQSLSKIDVDDNPISSGVLEIDINGNLLMRFGSSDDYIDFGFDKEENLVYIDRKGLKRLPKGDETWEISERKVQIQAKKLLILFDSNSIEIIVNNGEESLSSAFYIDGEHYLQNLS
- a CDS encoding NAD-dependent succinate-semialdehyde dehydrogenase encodes the protein MAYKTIYPYTNEVLHEYDNVSDADVEKALETGHQLYKQWRREDNLEDRKAQLRKVAELLRRDRDRYAEVMTKDMGKLFTEAQGEVDLCADIADYYADKADEFLKPVPLETDTGEAYYLKQSTGVILAVEPWNFPFYQIMRVFAPNFIGGNPMVLKHASNCPASAQAFEDLVLEAGAPEGAFKNLFVSYDQVNTIIADKRVAGVCLTGSERGGASVAEAAGRHLKKSSLELGGNDAFIILEDADFDLLKETIFFARLYNAGQVCTSSKRFIVVGEDNYKKYVDMVVETFKTAKWGDPMEADTTLAPLSSAAAKEDVLSQIKLAVDNGATVEYGNEAIDHPGNFVMPTVLTNITKENPIYNQEIFGPVASIYKVDTEEEAIELANDSSYGLGGTVFSSNQEHAERVAAQIETGMSFINSGWASLPELPFGGVKNAGYGRELSELGFATFLNEHLIYTPKR
- the gloA gene encoding lactoylglutathione lyase, with translation MKPLHTCVRVKDLDASLKFYADALSLTEDRRLDFPEQEFTIVYLRAEGYEYELELTYNYGHGAYEIGDGYGHIALGVEDIDDLHKAHEEAGYTITDIKGLPDQKPMFYFLTDPDGYKIEIISLPVFEGRD
- a CDS encoding NAD(P)H-dependent oxidoreductase, whose protein sequence is MDNQNIRQQLQNAYEKRVAMRVYQDKKIPQEDLETILDAAWLSPSSIGLEGWRFIILENTAVKEAIKAVSWGAKSQLETASHFILLIAEKNARYDSQSVYNSLVRRGISDPEALDARLKQYQIFQESDMEIADDERRLWDWTAKQTYIALGNMMTSAALLGIDSCPIEGFPYAKVNAILAQHGVIDTEKEGIASMLSLGYRLEDPKHPRKRKDRQDVISIFN